The genomic DNA CGGATGTTCATCGCATGGAATTTGATTTAGTGGCTTCGCCGGAATCGCTTAGGACATGGGATTCTGTGACGATCGAATCGATTGACATGAGTCATTTTGCTACTCTCCATTTGGCAAAGGACAATGTGTCTGATTTTCCGACGGATTCTTTGAAATTGGATTCGCTTGCCGAAAAGGTGTCGGTTTCAGAAAATGCAATTAAGGTTGGCAATAAAATTGCAATGCCTTCGAATCATGTAATTTATGTTGTTGTTGTTTCTGAAAGCGGCAAGAGGGCTATTTGGCAGTTGAATTTTAATATTCCGAATGTGAAACCAGAAAGTAGTTCGGCTGCAAAAACGAGTAGTTCGACTAGTTCCAAATCGAGTGGATCAAAGGGCGGCGATTCTAGTAAATCTAGCTCTTCGAATAAATTTTCGTCTAGCTCTGGTGCGGTTTCGGCATCGTCTAGTTCCGCAAAGTCTGCGGCGTCCTCAAACAGCTCGACAAAGTCCGGTGAATCTAGTAGTTCTGCATCATCTGTAGCAAGTTCTTCTGCATCGAATTCTGCATCAAGTAGCGCGACGATTCTCGCTTCTAGCAACTCTACGGCTTCATCAGCTCCCAAAATCCTAGCGCTTTCAATTGCTGGCCGGACGGCTGTTGTCAACGAAGAAAGCAAATCGATTCGCGTTGACGATCTTGATTTCCGCACGGACTTGACTTCTCTTGAACTTTCTGCATTAGAACTTTCGGATGGTGCTACTGCAAATGTTGAAGTGGGCAAGCCTTACGATTTTGGCTCGGGCATCTCGGTGACGGTCGAAAATGCCGAAGGCAAAAGCGAAACGTACTCCGTCAAGGCTGGCTATCAATTGCCGGGCTCGAATTTCAATTCCTGGAAGGGCGATGATGTGATACCTGATTCTATTTGGGGTAGCGCTAATACGCTTGTAACGACGTTGAATAAAATAACATCGGGCACCATGATTGGTGCAGAAATTAAGACGAGTTCTGCTCTTACAAAAACGGCGAGTGGAAGCCTCTATACAGCTGTTTTCAACCCCAATGGTGTCGGATTGCTTTCGATGGGAAATGCTAAGACATGGCCTGATGGCAACGAACTTTTGGACTTTGGCAAACCGTTTGCTGCACGTCCCGAATTTATGGAAGTCAAATTCAGTTACGAGGGCAAAGGCGATAGTTGTGACATTTACATTCTACTTGAAAACCGCACGGGTGATAAAAATGTAAACCGCAAGTCGAGTGACGTGAACAAGCTGGTGGCTTCAGCGTGGTTTCGCTCTACGAAAGCAGACAATTCTGGCCGCGAAAATCCAGATGTCGTGAGCGTTTCTGAACCGGACGAAAATGGAATGCGCACGCTTCGCCTCAAGCTCAAGTATGGAGAACCGCTCGCAGGTTCTCCGATTGAACGCTCTTCTGTGTTCCTCACCAAGCTTGAATCTTCGAATAAATCTGCAATCTATAACGGCCTTGTGCAAGGAACGGGGGAGGAGCCCGTGACGCATATCCGTGTGGTTTTTGCTTCGAGTGCCAATGGAAACCACTATGAGGGATCAAAGGGCGCGACTCTTATCGTAGACGAAATGAGGTTGATTTATTAAATAAAACTCACATGGGTTCCCAAACTTTCGGCTTTTAACTAACTTTAAAATTAAGGTTAAAAAATGATACGAAAGTTATATTTCCCACTCCTCATTGCGCTTGTTTCGCTGTTTACATCATGTGAAAGCGAGTCGAGCGTTATCCCCAATAGGGTCCATTCTATTAGCGATCTCGGCCACAAAAAAGTGGGCGTGCAGATTGGAAACACAGCTGACATTTACGCTTCGGATTTCGGTGGCGATACGGCGAAAATTGACGTGGAACGCTACACGAAGCTTGCCGATGCTGTGCAGGCTTTGATGCAGGGGAAGGTCGATGCGGTCATGAGCGATGATCAGCCGGCCAAGGCTTTCGTGCGTCAGAATCCGTCGCTTCGCATTCTCGAAGAAGTTTTTGTCGAAGAGATGTATGCGGGCGTGGTCGCGAAGGGCAACGAAGCACTGCTCGATTCTGTGAATCAGGCAATTGCGCAGATGAAGTTCGATGGCGTTTACGATTCGCTTTTCAATACCTACATCAATCGCAACGGCAATTATCATTATCAAAAGAAGGTGACCGAAGGCCCGAAGCTTGTGCTTTCGACTAATGCACAGTTCCCTCCGTATGAGTATTACGAGAACGCGAAGGTCGTTGGTCTTGATATTGAAATTGTCAACTACATCGCGGATTTCATGCACCGTACGGTAGAAATCCAAGATATTGAATTTGATGCGATTATCAATGCGGTTGCTTCGGGTAAGGCGGATGTCGGTTTCGCGGGTTTCACGGTTACCGAAGAGCGCAAAAAGTCCATCAACTTTACGACTCCTTACACGCTTTCTAAAGTTGTCGTGATTGTTCGTGGCGACAAAGCTGTTGAAAACGATGAAAGCTTTAGCGACCATCTTTATAAGAATTTCGTGAAGGATTCTCGCTGGAAGTTTATCGTCGAGGGTCTTCGCAATACGCTTATCATTTCGTTCTTTGCGGCTCTCCTCGGCATTATGATTGGTTTTGTGATTGCGCAAATCCGCACGAACAACGAATTTAACGGGCGCTATAAAGTCTTGAACTGGTTTGCAAAAGCTTACCTCGCCGTGATTCGCGGAACGCCGATGATGATCCAGTTGCTCATCATTTATTACATCGTTTTTTCGTCGGTGAATGTCAACAAGATTCTTGTCGCGATTGTCGCGTTTGGTGTGAACTCCGGCGCTTACGTTTCTGAAATTATCCGCAGTGGTATCAAGGGCGTAGATCCGGGACAGATTGAAGCGGGACGCAGCCTTGGTCTCAAGTTCCGCACGGTGCTTTACCACATCGTTTACCCGCAGGCTTTCAAAAATTCTCTTCCTGCGCTCACGAACGAATTTATCTCGCTCATCAAGGAAACGTCCATTTGCGGTTACATCGGCCTTACCGATTTGACTCGCGGCGGTGATATCATCCGCAGCATGACTTACGAAGCTATGCTCCCGCTCCTTGCTGTGGCTGCAATTTACTTTATACTTGTCGCCGGGCTTTCGGCTTGTGTTGCAAAACTTGAAAAGAGGTTGAAGAAAAATGAACGCTAATGCTGAAACTTTAATCCAGGTCAAGGACCTTTGCAAATCTTACGGTGACAAGCAAATCCTCAAGGGCATTTCTCTTGATATCCATCGTGGTGACGTGATTGCGATTATCGGACCTTCGGGCTGCGGTAAATCGACATTCTTGCGCCAGTTGAATTTGCTTGAACATCCGACGAGTGGCGATATTCTTTTGGACGGCAAGAGCATTTTGGCGAAGGGCGTTTCAAAGCCTGAAATTCGCGAACGCGTGGGCATGGTGTTCCA from Fibrobacter succinogenes includes the following:
- a CDS encoding PCMD domain-containing protein, with translation MMFENFNRAKVDRCACALLLFFGIFSMAFLNGCSADYDTFGASDYRVLTEISVAEQDGSPAVYPDVHRMEFDLVASPESLRTWDSVTIESIDMSHFATLHLAKDNVSDFPTDSLKLDSLAEKVSVSENAIKVGNKIAMPSNHVIYVVVVSESGKRAIWQLNFNIPNVKPESSSAAKTSSSTSSKSSGSKGGDSSKSSSSNKFSSSSGAVSASSSSAKSAASSNSSTKSGESSSSASSVASSSASNSASSSATILASSNSTASSAPKILALSIAGRTAVVNEESKSIRVDDLDFRTDLTSLELSALELSDGATANVEVGKPYDFGSGISVTVENAEGKSETYSVKAGYQLPGSNFNSWKGDDVIPDSIWGSANTLVTTLNKITSGTMIGAEIKTSSALTKTASGSLYTAVFNPNGVGLLSMGNAKTWPDGNELLDFGKPFAARPEFMEVKFSYEGKGDSCDIYILLENRTGDKNVNRKSSDVNKLVASAWFRSTKADNSGRENPDVVSVSEPDENGMRTLRLKLKYGEPLAGSPIERSSVFLTKLESSNKSAIYNGLVQGTGEEPVTHIRVVFASSANGNHYEGSKGATLIVDEMRLIY
- a CDS encoding ABC transporter substrate-binding protein/permease, whose translation is MIRKLYFPLLIALVSLFTSCESESSVIPNRVHSISDLGHKKVGVQIGNTADIYASDFGGDTAKIDVERYTKLADAVQALMQGKVDAVMSDDQPAKAFVRQNPSLRILEEVFVEEMYAGVVAKGNEALLDSVNQAIAQMKFDGVYDSLFNTYINRNGNYHYQKKVTEGPKLVLSTNAQFPPYEYYENAKVVGLDIEIVNYIADFMHRTVEIQDIEFDAIINAVASGKADVGFAGFTVTEERKKSINFTTPYTLSKVVVIVRGDKAVENDESFSDHLYKNFVKDSRWKFIVEGLRNTLIISFFAALLGIMIGFVIAQIRTNNEFNGRYKVLNWFAKAYLAVIRGTPMMIQLLIIYYIVFSSVNVNKILVAIVAFGVNSGAYVSEIIRSGIKGVDPGQIEAGRSLGLKFRTVLYHIVYPQAFKNSLPALTNEFISLIKETSICGYIGLTDLTRGGDIIRSMTYEAMLPLLAVAAIYFILVAGLSACVAKLEKRLKKNER